A single genomic interval of Prionailurus viverrinus isolate Anna chromosome A2, UM_Priviv_1.0, whole genome shotgun sequence harbors:
- the IQCF3 gene encoding IQ domain-containing protein F3, translating to MGGKCCKSGPDKDALETEKLKRLCQKRHRARIKAAEKIQAWWRGTLVRRTLLVAALRAWMIQLWWRTLLWRRVLKQRRDLLKIYVIQEEAAVKLQSWVRMWQCHRRYCQICNAVCILQAPKSYFAFQTSDILQAQYEVTPNQPEFHIEILSV from the exons ATGGGTGGTAAATGCTGT AAGTCTGGTCCAGATAAGGATGCACTAGAGACTGAGAAGCTGAAG AGGCTTTGTCAAAAACGCCACAGAGCAAGAATCAAGGCAGCTGAGAAGATCCAGGCCTGGTGGCGTGGCACCCTGGTACGTCGCACCCTGCTGGTGGCAGCCCTCAGGGCCTGGATGATTCAGCTCTGGTGGAGAACACTTTTGTGGAGGCGGGTTCTTAAGCAGCGACGGGACCTGTTGAAGATCTATGTAATCCAGGAGGAGGCGGCAGTCAAGCTCCAGTCCTGGGTTCGCATGTGGCAGTGCCATCGACGTTACTGCCAAATATGCAATGCTGTCTGCATCCTTCAGGCCCCAAAGAGCTATTTTGCCTTCCAGACCAGTGATATTCTACAGGCACAATATGAAGTCACTCCCAACCAGCCGGAGTTCCATATTGAAATCCTATCAGTCTAA
- the IQCF2 gene encoding IQ domain-containing protein F2, translating into MGLRFCTHGNLIVLVIEDVEERTEWKKTEKQKLKNTFKKQTKAATEIQAWWRGTLVRRTLLHAALRACIIQRWWRLTLDSLLQKKRRQALVTYANTVRAVVKIQSLVRMWRIHWRYRQVLNAICVIQCHWQCHNCHTCALLRGHCVVTATHLQFHIEIINP; encoded by the exons ATGGGGCTCAGATTTTGT ACTCACGGCAATTTAATTGTACTTGTAATCGAAGATGTTGAAGAAAGAACCGAATGGAAGAAGACGGAGAAGCAGAAACTCAAG aacacttttaaaaaacaaacaaaagcagctACAGAGATCCAGGCCTGGTGGCGTGGCACCCTGGTACGCCGGACATTGCTGCACGCAGCCCTCAGGGCCTGTATCATTCAGCGCTGGTGGAGGCTGACCTTGGATAGCCTGCTGCAGAAGAAGCGAAGGCAAGCCCTGGTCACCTATGCAAATACAGTGAGGGCCGTGGTCAAGATCCAGTCCTTGGTCCGTATGTGGCGTATCCACTGGCGATACCGTCAGGTGCTCAATGCCATCTGTGTCATTCAGTGCCACTGGCAATGCCACAACTGTCATACCTGTGCTCTCCTCCGGGGCCACTGTGTAGTCACAGCCACTCACCTACAGTTCCACATTGAGATCATCAACCCCTAA
- the IQCF5 gene encoding IQ domain-containing protein F5, whose amino-acid sequence MGPGIKTTTKQEAAMFIQAWWRGTLVRRTLLHASLRAWIIQRWWKQMLVKLMEKKKRLSLQFYAQQEWAVVKLQSWVRMWRLRLRYCRLLHAVRIIQIYWRWHICQTRGFIQGRYNLKESQLNLQLEISLGLQACKVQQCIPLPVNE is encoded by the coding sequence GCCCTGGAATAAAGACCACCACAAAACAGGAAGCGGCCATGTTCATCCAGGCCTGGTGGCGGGGCACCCTGGTACGCCGGACACTGTTGCACGCATCCCTCAGAGCGTGGATAATTCAGCGCTGGTGGAAGCAGATGCTGGTGAAGCTGATGGAGAAGAAGAAGCGATTATCCCTACAGTTCTATGCTCAGCAAGAATGGGCAGTGGTCAAGCTGCAGTCCTGGGTCCGCATGTGGCGCTTACGCCTTCGTTACTGCCGTTTGCTCCATGCTGTCCGCATCATCCAGATCTATTGGCGCTGGCATATTTGTCAAACACGTGGCTTTATTCAGGGCCGTTACAACCTCAAAGAAAGCCAACTAAATCTTCAACTTGAAATCTCTTTAGGCTTACAGGCTTGTAAAGTGCAACAGTGCATACCCCTTCCAGTAAATGAATGA